Genomic segment of Arachis stenosperma cultivar V10309 chromosome 4, arast.V10309.gnm1.PFL2, whole genome shotgun sequence:
CCGAAGCCACTTTAACCATTCCTTGATATCTTTCCGTACAAAGTCCTGAGAATGATCAATATTTGGTGCTGCATGGAATATATCACCTATATAAAGAGAATCAGAAAAACGTCTATAAAAATCCTAATAATTACCTGGTAAAGCATTTTGCACTCCCATATTGTGGAGAAGGTGCTATATTTTTGTCTTCCATATGAGGGAGTATCAGTTATGACACATTAGAGAAGTGGAACTCCATAGTTCATACTTCTTTTCAGGACCACGCCAACCTTAGACCAACGGAAAGCGAACACTCAAACTAATTACAAATTACAGGTTTCAATACTTTTTTTTCTCCCTCATACTTATTTAATTAGGTTTTGTATCATTTGGAGTGGAAGGCCACAGCCTCAGTTTCTCACACAAATAACTTACTGAAAAGACAAGATAAAACTGTAGaggatataatatatataaagatataCCACTTGACGGATTTCCACGGCCCTCAAAATTGGGATCGTCACATACAATTGCTTCAGGTCCCCATGCAAGCTTGCCGTCATAAATGTTCCAAACACCATTTGGACTCTGAAACATGTAAACATTGTGAATTTCTGACAGCCCTTTGTCAACACTCTATTATGAAGTGTACCTATTGATGAAGAGATTTCTCCATCTAGAGTTCGAAtactaaaaaagaaaagagaccATACAAATCACAGAACACAGCTACTGTATGCAAACCCACAGGTTTCGAAACAGATGGCCCATATTTCAGCAAATTTCAGCATAAACCACATGCGAAGACTAGAAGAATTTCTTAATTCCAGTTTTAGCATGTAGGATGTAGCTGAGTTGGATAAACAACCAACATTAGATACTCAGAATGGTTTTACATCTCTATAACATCTCACATAAGAATGATTTGATCAGTATGTGTGAACAATGTACAGGTCAACTTTAACTTGTGCTAAAGGTTAATTAATTTATGCAGAATAGAGAAACAAGAACTAAACTATAGACTACTTGCTCCGTTTATATTGATTAGGCTACAACAGATATAGGAAACTAAAGATAATTGACTAAAACCACAAGCCGCAATTGAATGATTAACGAATTACTTTCGTGTCTCCAACTCAACATACCAGAatcttttattataaaattagagaAAATAAGTATTGTGATTAAGACCAGACACTACCCTTATACTCAATCTAACACCATGATGACTTCAGTTTAGCCCATAACCCATGTCCGAAGAACAAATTTTATAACCTTTTGCactaaatatatacaaaaagtCTAGACTAAGCAGTAAATAACTTACCTGTTTCTGTGCACATCGATGATTAAGTACAACATCTCCCAAGACCTATTCACCAATGAATTATCTTTCAAAATTGACGACCATACTTTGCATTTGAAAGTTTGAACATAGGAAAGATAAAACAGGTCTTACTAACAAATATCCTAAGGGCACTACTTAAGAATGTTGCAACTAGAAagtttaaaaagaaaatgaaaatcgAATGTAAACTTTGTAAGTTTCTCAAAGCTAGCAGAAAAGCATACCACCAGATCATGAGAATGCATTTCCTGTATACAACTTTTAAGGTCTTCCACAGTACCATAGCTTGAATTCAAGTTGTAAAGATCAGAAGGCATATAACCTGCATGTTAGTTAAACCGTCATTAATGCTTGCCGTGCCACAGGTTGACATTGACCACATAATGGCATCTTAAAGTGAAAGTAAACGAGATGacaaataaaacagaaaatataATGACAGATCACAGGAATGATAGAACTGGGTAAAAAAAATGTGGCAAGATGCTAGGACAGAACAGGTTATTATTCCAATGGTACAcaatgatgaaaaaaatatatataagataTAAGTGAGCTAGTCAAACCTTGGGGAGCAACAGATTGTGTTGGCGGTGGTAGCCACACTGCTGTTATACCAGCTTGAGATAGATCAGTAGATTTAGAAGCTAATTCAGAATACCACTGTCTTCTCCAGCTCTCCCAATTAAAAGCTTGAAACTGAGAAATATAAATTCATCAGAAGCAATGACACTATAGAGGGTAAAAAGTTTCAATAGTTAATGCTCATAACAACAAATAGCAATATCAGAGTTAATGGACCCTTGAAGACAATCATAAACAATGCATGTGATGTAATGATATACTACATTAGTACTGGATGAAAATCAGCATTATGGTGCAAAGGCACTAAATGCTCTAGCATTTCTACATCCACACTATTGTATCAATTACTCAGAACTCttcctttttttattaaaaaaagaggAGGATTTTAATTGTGCAATGCATTCGATGTATTGAAAgtttaaaatcttttcaattaaacatttccccttttttatttcttaacaAGTACCTTAAGTTAGCAAAACACTTAAATTATAATCACCAGATCTAAGCAACTCAAAAAGCAATAACCTAATGTCCTACATTTACTCCAAATCTCTCAACTTATTGGGTAAGTAGGTATACTAACCACAATCTCGCGTCCTGTTCCAGTTGCTGACTCTGCATTtaagttataaaaatttttagatgCCAACAAGATAAACCATCCAGAAGCAAAGTTACATATAATTTCAAGCAACGCATTAACACAGCAAAAGCATAGCATCCGGACCTAATTTTGTTTGTTCAGGGTCTCCCTTCCTTTTAAGAGCAGTCTCCAATGCATTTCGCTTTTTCTCGAGTGTTTCTCTCTCAATATGTTCATCTAAAGCATCCCCTTGCTTTGGCTTTTCTTGTGCAATGGACCATACTTCATCTTCTTTAGGTAACTCTAAGGGTCTGAATTTTGATGTCATTGCTTCTGCTACACCAATTTTTCTTGGTGGAAACTTGGTAGAAATTTCCTGAATTCTTCTGGCCATCCACTGAGGTATCTCTGTACGAGGACCGTCACTTAGCAGTTTCCATTTTTGAGAATCATCAGTTTTCAGAAGGTCTATCCGTCCGCCATTAACAACATAGATGGAATCCGCATCCCCTTCATCTTGCCGGCTTTCCCTCAATAAGAATGATTCCGCCATTTCAGTTCTCTGTCTCCATGCCCTTAAAGCGTCTTCTGAAGCTTTTAATGATCTCTGAAGTGCTTTGAATCTATTTAGGTAGGCATAATCTTTCAAACGCACCATTTGTTTTGCAGCTTCAACAGTAGTCTTTATGTTCTTCAAGTCAGTCTTAAAAGTCTTGGAAACTGCCTTTGTTCTTTTTGTAACATCgatcttcattttcttcataAATGTCTTGATCTCCTCTACCTGCTTCGAAATATTTTTCCCAGTTGACTCCTTAAAATCAAGCAAAGCCCTCTCTGCATCAATAGCTCTTTGTTCAAATGCCTTTTGCTGTTGTCTGGTTTGTTCCACTTCCAACTTCAGTCCATTAACCTCATTTCTTGCAATAATCAACTGAGATTCTAAATCACTTATTATTCCCTGCAACTTCATATTTTCGGCCTGGACAGAAGCAATTTGATCAAATGGAGAGGCATTATCTATTAGTGTTTCTGTGGTTTTTTTTGCATGTTCACTCGCTTCTTCTGCTATAGCTAGGGCTCTCCCTATAGCAAATTCTGACCTTTCCACAATGGATGATACTGTACTTTCAGTTGCATCCGTGATTCGcttttcaattagatgagctCCTTCAGCGGCTGTGGTTTCTGCCGATGAAATTTTGAGTTGAGCATCTTGTAGTATATGAATAGTTGCCTGATGGAATGCAATCTCTGCTAACTTTTCAACCTGCACAGCAAGATCAATAGCATCTTGTTTGGCAAGGACCAGCTTAGATTCCAAAGCGAACCTCTCTTCAACTGACTCCTTTAGAGCTTTTTGGAAAAGAGACTTGGCGGCCTCAACTTCAGGTATAGCTACCTCATTGTCATCAGAAATGGCTGACATGTACTCCGGCTTTTTGGCCTCAGATTGAGCCAGTTTTTCAAGCAATTGATCTCTCTCCTTCTCAAGAGCATCTTGTTTCGCTTGTGCCACTACAAGAGCTTTCTTAGTCATCGTTAATTCATCTTCTAACCCCGTAGCTTCACTTCTTCCCAAATGACCATCTTGACCAACAACCGCCTCAGAGAATGAATCATCTGAATCCTTCTGTCATAGAGGGTAAAATATAGGTTATTTCTCAACTATCACGAAGCAAGAACTCATGTTATTGGGACCTACTTAACAGAATAGCAGAGAAGACATAAAATCTTGCTCACTTCTATAATGATGAAAACATCCAAAACCATGTACTGTATaaagatttcaaaaaaaaaaaaaaagaaagaaagacaTATTGACAAACAAGAAGAAAGACAAATAATTCTAGATCATAATATTCCAAAAGCAATATATTCAAGAGTGTCCTTACAGCTCCAGAGTAAACAATAGAAAATGGTCTGGAGATTCTCTTCTCAGCAAAGAAACAATTCCTGCAATAAGGTAAACAAAGAAGATTTAGGCATTTATTCACTACTTGTAgataaagttatttttttaaaaatactaataataagaACAAATGTATAAGGTGGCTCCACAAAAAATTAGTATGTGGAAGGatactaaaaaagatgaattCTTTAAGCAAACCTGTTTCTAATTGCTGCAAATGAAGTTGTTCTTCTACATATAAAAGGGTGGTTTATAACAAAGGGACGAATCCCAAATGCTGCACCAGGCAACAAAGCAGCTCCcattcttttttcttctcttcacTCCTGTATGTACTACAAAATCATCACATTAAATCGCAGAAGCAAATGTGAGTTGTAATTTAAACTATAGCATCACCAAATCAAGAACTCACCAAACACTTACCTTTATCCCTTTCTTTTCTatctttcttccttcttgtcTTCTAAACCTTCGTAATAAGTGATATAAAATTGCAATCATCAAGGATGATACAGAAAGCTATTAGAAGTGAAAAACATAAACAAAGGACATGCAACTTggaaatgaaaaacaaaaagaaaaggttTTAGAATCTTTACCTGATTCAAgagaatgaatgaatgaatgaatgaatgaaggACTGAATGAATGATGGAATGATAATAGAGGAGGTGGAAATGTGATTGTGAGGTGAGGGACGGGAGGAAGGTGCTACTGTATTTCAATGGCGCTGACAACGACGGAGGCTTTCATGGCGCAGAAAGTGTTGAATGGCGAAAACTatcgtttttcaaaaataaaccAAGAAAGAAAACAATTAGAAAATTGGTTTGACGAAAATGGGAAAAGAAAAGTGTCACGTTCAGCTCAAGTCAATGTATATATACTTGCGATTTGCAAAAGGCAAAAGGTGTTTGCGAAATGAAAGGAGTTGAAAGccagaaaaaataaaaaatctacgACTGCGAGAACTTCACGAGACGCTGCTCTTTTTACCGCGTAACTATCAGATTTATGTTTTTAATAGTGAATTTCAACATTAGTAATTTTTGTTGATGTAATATCCatgcataaaaattaaataattaattgtagatttttatgattaatctttaaaatatttaaattaaatttcttattttaccTAATTtaaaccaaaattcaattagcaccgcactaatttaaatttatttcgaTTCTAATTATCGCAAACTGCATGGATTGATAGTAATGGTATCTTGTACAACATTGAGACTATTAGTACAATTTAGAAATTTTAAACAGTATATTAATCTATTTTAAGTGATACGTGACGCATGAATTACTTGTTGAAACTTGAAAGCTCCATGCCTCCATCCCACGGATCAAGCCGGGCCCAATGAAATTGAAAACGCAATGTATCCTACTTAAGAACAGCTCATCACTCATCAGCCACAATCAAAAAATGCTCATTCATTCTTTATAGTCATATATATGGTACTCTGCTAATGTACACAACTGAACTAGTGACTGCATAAAATTCACTAATCTCTTAATCCATTAATCAAACTTCGACTCTCGAATTCGGTAAACAATAAGAAATCGAACAGTAATGCGGCATCAGTAAGATGGACCCTCTTAGGGTCTTACTAATAAAGCcaccaatttcaaaaatcttgaGTCTCAATACTTCAATTGATATGAATTGAGTGTAAAAATAGCAGGAAATTacgattttatttttattctaggTAGAGACCGCCTCACCATTGCAGCTACAAGAAATTGATAACCGATCAAATTTAATACAAATACAAGATATATAACTCAAGCACAATTGTTAATCAACAGCTGATATAGCCAAATAAAACCCAATTAGATCAGATTTATGAACTATGAATAAGAATCAAAGCTAAATTCAAGTAATTGTTATAGCAACCTAAAACTACTGAAGCTTAGCCATTATTGAAATCAAGTGAGGTCTACATGCAAAGACAATTAAGTAAGTAGAAGTTTAGTAACGTAATAACGTCAGATctgaaaattcaaaatctacTAATACTTTGTTGTAACAGTATTACAAACTAGACATCAGATACTACTGCTAGGTTTAACACATAATTTGCTCAAAGCAGATACACATTAACATTTTAATTCAGCAAAAGACGAGCCCTCATTACAATAGAACATAGAATTGGgattcattaatattttaaaaacccTAGAATCTACCAGGACCGAAACTTAAGCCCTCTCGCCTCTGATTCTGCGAGCCAACTGAATATCCTTCGGCATAATGGTGACTCTCTTGGCATGAATGGCGCAAAGGTTAGTATCCTCGAAAAGACCGACGAGGTAAGCCTCAGCAGCTTCCTGTAGAGCGGCGACGGCGCTGCTCTGGAATCGGAGATCAGTCTTGAAATCCTGGGCGATTTCACGAACAAGACGCTGGAACGGAAGCTTACGAATCAAAAGTTCAGTGCTCTTCTGGTACTTCCTGATTTCTCTCAGAGCCACCGTTCCTGGACGGAAACGATGAGGCTTCTTAACTCCTCCGGTCGCCGGAGCTGACTTTCTGGCGGCCTTAGTTGCCAGCTGCTTCCTTGGAGCCTTACCGCCGGTGGATTTGCGAGCTGTCTGCTTGGTACGTGCCATGTCGATTAGAAAGTAACGGAAGAGAAGATGCGAAATTTGATTTTCTCGAGAAAGTGTGAGGAGAATTTGAGAGATGGTGTGAATGATGGGAAATTGGGGAATTGTTATATAGCTGCAGATTTTGGGGGTGGTGAAAGGCGGGAAATGAAAATGGTATTGGTGAGAATGATTTGAGGAGATTGTAGCCGTTGATGGACAGGAGAGGGATTATCGACGGTTGTGAGGCTTTTAAAGTTGGAGAATGGGATCGCGATCCGTGGCAGTGAGATTGTAACCAACAGAGTTGTCTCATTAGAGTTGTCTCATTAAGCTCTTTGTCCTTGACAAATGCTAATTGCTATATTTTGCACATAAtccatataaataaataaaggaaaagtaGGATTTTagttcttaatatatatatattgaaaatttttttgttttaattttttttatacaaaattattcctaaactttaaaattaagttttaaaattatattttttagagtAAATGTCATTTCCGGTCCCTAACGATTTGGCCGATGGACTTCCCACCCCTAAAAAATCTAAATACCCAAATCGATCCCTATCTATTATGATTTCAGTATGTTCCAGTCCCTGCAACCGGATCCGAGCAGGTAACTGGCTGATGTGTCAGTAACTTGTCCACGTGGATTTCTCTCCTTCATAATTAGGACAAATCGCCCCCTGTACCTTTGTTGAAACGTTGCGTTTCATTATGAGCGTTATTCCGTAAAACACCTTCCTCTCCCTCTTCATTTACATTTGGCCCTAACTCTGAAATCTTTCTCCTTCCCTCCAGAAGAGCGTTACGTTGAGGACGTGCAATCGTACTGCAC
This window contains:
- the LOC130976176 gene encoding histone H3.2: MARTKQTARKSTGGKAPRKQLATKAARKSAPATGGVKKPHRFRPGTVALREIRKYQKSTELLIRKLPFQRLVREIAQDFKTDLRFQSSAVAALQEAAEAYLVGLFEDTNLCAIHAKRVTIMPKDIQLARRIRGERA
- the LOC130975846 gene encoding uncharacterized protein LOC130975846, whose product is MGAALLPGAAFGIRPFVINHPFICRRTTSFAAIRNRNCFFAEKRISRPFSIVYSGAYMVLDVFIIIEKDSDDSFSEAVVGQDGHLGRSEATGLEDELTMTKKALVVAQAKQDALEKERDQLLEKLAQSEAKKPEYMSAISDDNEVAIPEVEAAKSLFQKALKESVEERFALESKLVLAKQDAIDLAVQVEKLAEIAFHQATIHILQDAQLKISSAETTAAEGAHLIEKRITDATESTVSSIVERSEFAIGRALAIAEEASEHAKKTTETLIDNASPFDQIASVQAENMKLQGIISDLESQLIIARNEVNGLKLEVEQTRQQQKAFEQRAIDAERALLDFKESTGKNISKQVEEIKTFMKKMKIDVTKRTKAVSKTFKTDLKNIKTTVEAAKQMVRLKDYAYLNRFKALQRSLKASEDALRAWRQRTEMAESFLLRESRQDEGDADSIYVVNGGRIDLLKTDDSQKWKLLSDGPRTEIPQWMARRIQEISTKFPPRKIGVAEAMTSKFRPLELPKEDEVWSIAQEKPKQGDALDEHIERETLEKKRNALETALKRKGDPEQTKLESATGTGREIVFQAFNWESWRRQWYSELASKSTDLSQAGITAVWLPPPTQSVAPQGYMPSDLYNLNSSYGTVEDLKSCIQEMHSHDLVVLGDVVLNHRCAQKQSPNGVWNIYDGKLAWGPEAIVCDDPNFEGRGNPSSGDIFHAAPNIDHSQDFVRKDIKEWLKWLRSDIGYDGWRLDFVRGFSGTYVKEYIEASNPVFSIGEYWDAMKYEHGTLCYNQDAHRQRIVDWVNATGGTSAAFDMTTKGILHSALHGEYWRLIDPQGKPPGVMGWWPSRAVTFVENHDTGSTQGHWPFPRDKLMQGYAYILTHAGTPTIFYDHFFDFGIRDVITELIEARKRGGIHCRSPTKIFHANNEGYVARVGDSLVLKLGHFAWHPSRENLLDGSWKKFIDKKTDYQVWLRE